The following nucleotide sequence is from Nocardioides eburneiflavus.
GTGGTGCACGTACGCTCCGCCTGATCGTCGCTGCGCGACCTGCCTAGAAGTCGGGTGCACCGGGTGACATGATCCTCGCGTGGCCTACCCGAGCAACCTCCTGAACCCCGGAGAACACGTCGTCGTCTCGACCCGGACGCACGTCAAGGCGCTGATCCTCCCGGGCCTCGCGGTGCTCGTGGCGCTGGCCGTGGCCCTCGTCGTCACCGGCCTCGTCGGGAGCGGCGTCGTGCGCCTCGTCGTGTGGGTGCTCTTCCTCGCGGTGCTCGTGTGGTTCCTCGTCGGACCGTTCCTGCGGTGGGCGACGACGACCTACACGTTCACCAACCGCCGCTTCATCAAGCGCTCCGGCTTCATCGCCAAGGAGGGCCGCACCATCCCCCTCAACCGGATCAGCGGCGTGGACTTCGAGATCGGCGTCATCGACCGGGTCTTCGGCTGCGGCACGCTGGTCGTCTCGGACGCCAGCACCGACGGCAGCGTCGAGCTCTACGACATCCCCGACGTCGAGAAGGTCCAGCTCCAGGTCTCCGACGAGCTCCACCGCCTCGCCGGCGGTGACCGCCGCGACGATGGCGCCTGACCGCAAGCGCCGAGGCGAGCAGCCCGACCCCGGGGCCGAGGGCGCGCCGGGCGAGCAGCTCGACCACGCGATCCTGCGCAGCACGCCGCAGTTCAACGCGCTCGAGGTGGCCGCCGAGACCGGCGTGACGATCGAGCAGACGCGCCGCCTGTGGCGGGCGCTGGGCTTCCCGGAGTTCAGCGGCGAGAAGGCCTACACCGCCGCCGACGTCGAGGCCGTCGGGACCGTGATGGGCTTCGTCGACTCGGGCGCGGTCGACTTCGACACGGCGGTCAACCTCACCCGGGGCGTCGGCCAGACCATGGCCCGGCTCGCCGACTGGGAGGTCTCCACGCTGGTCAGCCGGGTGGAGGAGATGGAGGCCGGCGAGGAGGCCACCGGATCGCGCATCGGGTCGGCGAGGCGTCTCATCGACGAGGTCAACCCGCCCTTCGAGCAGCTCCTCGTCTACGCCTGGCGGCGCCACCTCGCCGCCGCGGTCGGCCGGGTCGAGGCGATGGGCGCCAAGGACGAGGACCTCCACACCATCGACGTGACCGTCGGCTTCGCCGACCTCGTCTCCTTCACCGCGCTGTCCAACACCCTCGACCGCGACGAGATCGGCGACCTCGTCGAGGTGTTCGAGAGCCGCTGCCAGGACGTGGTGGCCCGCTACGGCGGACGCATCATCAAGAGCCTCGGTGACTCGGTCCTCTTCGTCACCAACACCGCGGAGGAGGCGGTCGGGGTCGCCGAGGGGATCATCAACGTGATCGGCCGCGACGCCAAGATGCCCGACGTGCGCCTCGGCCTGGCCAGCGGACCGGTCATCCAGCGCCTCGGCGACATCTTCGGCCCGCCGGTCAACATGGCCGCCCGTCTCACCCAGGTCGCACGACGCAACCGGCTGATCGTCGACCAGAACACCGCCGACCTGCTGCCCGCGGACGAGTGGGAGGACCGTCGGCTGCCCGCACGTCCCGTCCGGGGCTTCGGTCTGGTCGAGCCCGTGGCGGTACGCCGACGCTGACCGTCCGGCGCGGGTGAGGTGGACCAGACCAGTCGGCCATTTTTCCTCCATAAGGACCCCCCGGGCGTCCTGCTCTCCTTACGTTCAGCCCGTGTTGGCTGTGCAAGACGTGCGACTGGACCCCGGCTCCCGACGGGTGTGGCGTGGCGAGACCGAGATCAGGCTCTCCCGCAAGGAGTTCCAGCTGCTGCATGCCCTGATGGTCCGACCCGGCGACATCGTCACGCGCGGCGAGCTGATGGCCGACGTCTGGCAGACCTCCTTCTACACCAACTCGAAGACCATCGACGTCCACCTGGGCTGGCTGCGCCGCAAGCTCGGTGACGACCCGCGCAGCCCCACCCTGATCACCACGCACCGCGGACGCGGCCTGCGTTTCGAGGCGTCGGCGGACACCGTAGCCAGCTGACGTGGGGCCTTCTATAGGCTCGCGTCGTGTCCTCGACCGGTTCGCACCGCGCTCCCACGCTCGCCGTCGTCGGGGGAGGCCAGCTGGCCCGGATGATGGCCCAGCCCGCGATCGCGCTCGGCCTCCCGCTGCGCCTGCTCGCCGAGGCCCCGGGCGTCTCCGCCGCCCAGGTGATCCCCGACCAGCTCGTCGGCGACTACACCGACCTGCCGACCCTGCGCCGGGTCACCGACGGCGCCGCGGTGGTCACCTTCGACCACGAGCACGTCCCGACCGACCACCTGCACGCGCTCGAGGCGGACGGCGTCGCCGTACGTCCCGGTCCTGACGCGCTGGTCCATGCCCAGGACAAGGCGGTGATGCGCCGCCGTCTCGCCGGGCTCGACGTGCCGTGCCCCCGCAACGCCGTGGTCACCTCGACCGCCGACGTCGAGGCCTTCGGCCTGCCGTGCGTCCTCAAGACCACGCGGGGCGGCTACGACGGGAAGGGCGTCTGGGTGGTCCGCGCGCTCGGCGAGGCGCAGGTGGCCTTCGACACCGCCGCGGCCGCCGGCGTCGAGGTGCTGGCCGAGGAGCTCGTCGACTTCCGGCGGGAGCTCTCCGCGCTCGTCGCGCGGGCGCCCAGCGGCCAGGCCGCGGCGTACCCGGTCGTCGCCTCGACCCAGCTCGACGGCATCTGCCACGAGGTCATCGCCCCGGCGCCCGACCTCTCGCCCGCACTCGCCGGTCAGGCGCAGGAGATCGCCCTGCGGATCGCCGGTGCGCTCGACGTCACGGGCATCCTCGCCGTCGAGCTCTTCGAGACGACCGACGGCCGGATCCTGGTCAACGAGCTGGCCATGCGTCCCCACAACACCGGCCACTGGTCCCAGGACGGCGCCGTGACGTCCCAGTTCGAGAACCACCTGCGCGCCGTCATGGACCTCCCGCTGGGGTCGCCGGCCCCGCGGAGTCGCTGGACCGTGATGGTCAACATCCTCGGGGGACCCACCGACACCGGTCACCTCTACGACGGCCTGCCGCACGCGATGGCGCGCGACCCGCACCTGCGGGTGCACTTCTACGGCAAGGACCTCCGCCCGGGTCGGAAGGTCGGCCACGTCAACGCCTTCGGTGACGACCTCGAGGACTGCCTCGAGCGCGCCCGGCACGCGGCGGCGTGGTTCCGCGGGGACCTGGGCGACGAGAGCGAATGACGAGCCGAGCGACGACAGGGTGAGGACCGGATGAGCGAGACGCAGGGACAGCAGGCGACCGTGAAGGTCGGCATCGTGATGGGCTCCGACTCCGACTGGCCCGTGATGCAGGCCGCCGGAGAGATCCTCACCGAGCTCGGTGTCGGGTGGGAGGCCGACGTCGTCTCCGCCCACCGGATGCCGACCGAGATGATCGAGTGGGGCCGCCGGGCCCACACGCGGGGCCTGTCGGTGGTCGTCGCCGGCGCCGGGGGAGCCGCCCACCTGCCCGGCATGCTCGCGTCGGTGACGCCGCTGCCCGTGATCGGCGTCCCGGTGCCGCTGAAGTACCTCGACGGGATGGACTCCCTGCTGTCGATCGTGCAGATGCCCGGCGGCATCCCGGTCGCCACCGTCGCCATCGGCAACGCCAAGAACGCCGGCATCCTCGCGGCGCGGATCCTCGCCACCAGTGACCCCGCGCTCCAGCAGCGGCTCGTCGACTACCAGGCGGAGCTCGCCGAGGCCGCGCACGCCAAGGGCGAGGTCGTACGCCGGGCGTCCGCGGGCGACACTCGGCGGGTCGGCTTCTAGCCCCGGCCCCCGCCCTAGCGGTCCCGGTCGCGCACGCGGCCGCGGAGGGCCTTGGTCGAGGCCCGCTCCTTCTTCGCCTTCAGCCGCCGCTCCTTCGACCCGCGCGAGGGCCGCGTCGGCCGGCGCGGCGGGGGAGGAGGAGCCAGTGCCGTGCGCAGCAGGTCGGCGAGCCGCTCGCGGGCTGCCACGCGGTTGCGGTGCTGCGAGCGGTGCTCGGAGGCAGCGACCGTGACCCGACCCTCGGGCCATCGGCGCAGCGCCCGGGCACGCTGGGTGTCGGTGAGCGCGCCCGAGGCGCCGACGTCGTACTCGAGCTCCACGCGCGAGTCGGTGGTGTTCACCGACTGACCGCCCGGGCCGGGTGACCTGGAGAACCTCTCGACCAGCTCTGCCGACGGCACCACCAGGCCGTCGGGCAGGCCGGGCCCGGCCGGGACGTGGAGGTCTCGCACGCCTCCATTGTGGACCTCTAGGGTTCCTCGCATGACCACACGCTGGGCAATCGCCGCGACGGGCGGGATGGCGGCCGCCTTCGCCGCCGACCTGGCCCACCTGCCGGACGCCGAGGTCGCCTTCGTCGGCAGCCGGTCGACGGAGTCTGCCCGCGACTTCGCCGGTCGCCTCGGCGGCGAGGACTGCGGGTCCGGGACCTATGCCGACCTCGTCGAGGCGGGGCGCCGGGGAGAGGTCGACGTCGTCTACGTCGCCACGCCCCACCCGCAGCACCACGCGCTCGCCCTCGCCGCGATCGGGGCCGGGACGCCGCTGCTGGTCGAGAAGGCCTTCACCGCGACCCTCGCCGGCGCCGAGGAGGTGGTCGCCGCATCCCGTGACGCCGGGGTGTTCTGCATGGAAGCGATGTGGACCCGCTTCCAGCCCGCCGTCGCGCGCGCCCGGGCCCTGGTCGACGCCGGCGAGATCGGCGAGCTGCTCCTCGTCCAGGCCGACTTCGGCGCGCACCGCGACTACGACCCGGGCAGCCGGCTCTTCGACCTCGCGCTCGGCGGTGGGTCGGTGCTCGACCTCGGCGTCTACACCGTCTCGCTCGCGCAGG
It contains:
- a CDS encoding PH domain-containing protein, giving the protein MAYPSNLLNPGEHVVVSTRTHVKALILPGLAVLVALAVALVVTGLVGSGVVRLVVWVLFLAVLVWFLVGPFLRWATTTYTFTNRRFIKRSGFIAKEGRTIPLNRISGVDFEIGVIDRVFGCGTLVVSDASTDGSVELYDIPDVEKVQLQVSDELHRLAGGDRRDDGA
- a CDS encoding adenylate/guanylate cyclase domain-containing protein; translated protein: MAPDRKRRGEQPDPGAEGAPGEQLDHAILRSTPQFNALEVAAETGVTIEQTRRLWRALGFPEFSGEKAYTAADVEAVGTVMGFVDSGAVDFDTAVNLTRGVGQTMARLADWEVSTLVSRVEEMEAGEEATGSRIGSARRLIDEVNPPFEQLLVYAWRRHLAAAVGRVEAMGAKDEDLHTIDVTVGFADLVSFTALSNTLDRDEIGDLVEVFESRCQDVVARYGGRIIKSLGDSVLFVTNTAEEAVGVAEGIINVIGRDAKMPDVRLGLASGPVIQRLGDIFGPPVNMAARLTQVARRNRLIVDQNTADLLPADEWEDRRLPARPVRGFGLVEPVAVRRR
- a CDS encoding winged helix-turn-helix domain-containing protein; translated protein: MLAVQDVRLDPGSRRVWRGETEIRLSRKEFQLLHALMVRPGDIVTRGELMADVWQTSFYTNSKTIDVHLGWLRRKLGDDPRSPTLITTHRGRGLRFEASADTVAS
- a CDS encoding 5-(carboxyamino)imidazole ribonucleotide synthase, coding for MSSTGSHRAPTLAVVGGGQLARMMAQPAIALGLPLRLLAEAPGVSAAQVIPDQLVGDYTDLPTLRRVTDGAAVVTFDHEHVPTDHLHALEADGVAVRPGPDALVHAQDKAVMRRRLAGLDVPCPRNAVVTSTADVEAFGLPCVLKTTRGGYDGKGVWVVRALGEAQVAFDTAAAAGVEVLAEELVDFRRELSALVARAPSGQAAAYPVVASTQLDGICHEVIAPAPDLSPALAGQAQEIALRIAGALDVTGILAVELFETTDGRILVNELAMRPHNTGHWSQDGAVTSQFENHLRAVMDLPLGSPAPRSRWTVMVNILGGPTDTGHLYDGLPHAMARDPHLRVHFYGKDLRPGRKVGHVNAFGDDLEDCLERARHAAAWFRGDLGDESE
- the purE gene encoding 5-(carboxyamino)imidazole ribonucleotide mutase, with amino-acid sequence MSETQGQQATVKVGIVMGSDSDWPVMQAAGEILTELGVGWEADVVSAHRMPTEMIEWGRRAHTRGLSVVVAGAGGAAHLPGMLASVTPLPVIGVPVPLKYLDGMDSLLSIVQMPGGIPVATVAIGNAKNAGILAARILATSDPALQQRLVDYQAELAEAAHAKGEVVRRASAGDTRRVGF
- the arfB gene encoding alternative ribosome rescue aminoacyl-tRNA hydrolase ArfB — protein: MRDLHVPAGPGLPDGLVVPSAELVERFSRSPGPGGQSVNTTDSRVELEYDVGASGALTDTQRARALRRWPEGRVTVAASEHRSQHRNRVAARERLADLLRTALAPPPPPRRPTRPSRGSKERRLKAKKERASTKALRGRVRDRDR
- a CDS encoding Gfo/Idh/MocA family protein, yielding MTTRWAIAATGGMAAAFAADLAHLPDAEVAFVGSRSTESARDFAGRLGGEDCGSGTYADLVEAGRRGEVDVVYVATPHPQHHALALAAIGAGTPLLVEKAFTATLAGAEEVVAASRDAGVFCMEAMWTRFQPAVARARALVDAGEIGELLLVQADFGAHRDYDPGSRLFDLALGGGSVLDLGVYTVSLAQDLLGRPDRITATGTTYPNGADRSAAIQLAYADGRAASLTCALASQTPGRAILVGTEGSLELVPPFYHPTRLVLRRNGEEPQELELQPTGRGYAHQAEEVQRCLAAGLTESAVMPLSDTLDVMWVLEEALGQLGIAMAEAPLGL